In the Pygocentrus nattereri isolate fPygNat1 chromosome 19, fPygNat1.pri, whole genome shotgun sequence genome, one interval contains:
- the tagln gene encoding transgelin isoform X1, which yields MAAQGAGMANKGPSYGLSRQVQDKIDKKYDPELEQRLVEWIIAQCGSGVGKPAEGKQGFQDWLKDGCVLSELINSLHDADKPVKKIQSSPMAFKQMEQVSQFLNAAEAYGVTKTDMFQTVDLWEGKDLAAVQRTLMALGSLAVTKNDGTFRGNPDWFFKKAQENRRDFSDDQMKSGKHVIGLQMGSNKGASQAGMTGYGRPRQIINN from the exons ATGGCAGCACAG GGAGCAGGCATGGCCAACAAAGGTCCATCTTATGGGCTGAGTCGCCAGGTCCAGGACAAGATCGATAAGAAGTATGACCCTGAGCTGGAGCAGCGTCTGGTGGAGTGGATCATCGCCCAGTGTGGCTCAGGAGTGGGGAAACCTGCAGAAGGCAAGCAGGGCTTCCAGGACTGGCTAAAAGATGGATGC gTCTTGAGCGAGCTCATCAACAGTCTCCATGATGCAGACAAGCCTGTAAAGAAGATCCAAAGCTCACCTATGGCCTTCAAACAGATGGAGCAGGTGTCTCAGTTCCTCAACGCTGCAGAGGCATATGGTGTGACCAAAACCGACATGTTTCAGACCGTCGACCTCTGGGAAG GGAAAGACTTGGCTGCAGTGCAGAGAACATTGATGGCTCTCGGCAGCCTTGCGGTCACAAAGAATGATGGAACTTTCCGTGGTAACCCTGATTGGTTCTTCAA GAAAGCTCAGGAGAACCGACGGGACTTCTCTGACGACCAGATGAAGTCAGGAAAGCATGTTATCGGCCTGCAGATGGGCTCCAACAAAGGGGCCTCCCAAGCTGGCATGACAGGCTATGGTAGACCCAGACAGATCATAAACAACTGA
- the tagln gene encoding transgelin isoform X2: MANKGPSYGLSRQVQDKIDKKYDPELEQRLVEWIIAQCGSGVGKPAEGKQGFQDWLKDGCVLSELINSLHDADKPVKKIQSSPMAFKQMEQVSQFLNAAEAYGVTKTDMFQTVDLWEGKDLAAVQRTLMALGSLAVTKNDGTFRGNPDWFFKKAQENRRDFSDDQMKSGKHVIGLQMGSNKGASQAGMTGYGRPRQIINN, encoded by the exons ATGGCCAACAAAGGTCCATCTTATGGGCTGAGTCGCCAGGTCCAGGACAAGATCGATAAGAAGTATGACCCTGAGCTGGAGCAGCGTCTGGTGGAGTGGATCATCGCCCAGTGTGGCTCAGGAGTGGGGAAACCTGCAGAAGGCAAGCAGGGCTTCCAGGACTGGCTAAAAGATGGATGC gTCTTGAGCGAGCTCATCAACAGTCTCCATGATGCAGACAAGCCTGTAAAGAAGATCCAAAGCTCACCTATGGCCTTCAAACAGATGGAGCAGGTGTCTCAGTTCCTCAACGCTGCAGAGGCATATGGTGTGACCAAAACCGACATGTTTCAGACCGTCGACCTCTGGGAAG GGAAAGACTTGGCTGCAGTGCAGAGAACATTGATGGCTCTCGGCAGCCTTGCGGTCACAAAGAATGATGGAACTTTCCGTGGTAACCCTGATTGGTTCTTCAA GAAAGCTCAGGAGAACCGACGGGACTTCTCTGACGACCAGATGAAGTCAGGAAAGCATGTTATCGGCCTGCAGATGGGCTCCAACAAAGGGGCCTCCCAAGCTGGCATGACAGGCTATGGTAGACCCAGACAGATCATAAACAACTGA